Proteins co-encoded in one Arthrobacter globiformis genomic window:
- a CDS encoding family 43 glycosylhydrolase → MNDSVNRQFSRRSFLGTGTAAAAAFAVAGAGGGALVAAPAASAAADSTPLINPVVPQRADPWLMKHTDGKYYFTGSVPEYNRIIVRSSPTIAGLGSAAEAVVWTRPASGTMGGHIWAPELHHFDGQWHIYFAAGDSSDVFRVRIYVISTDDADPATAVWGPPVRVYTHADTFSLDATTFEHGGTRYLLWAQSDTGVNSSLYIASMSSPSTLSSTPVRIAVPTLDWETRGYKVNEGPAVIKRNGRIFVTFSASATDANYCVGLLTADATADLLNAASWNKTPVPVFVTTEGSKQYGPGHNSFTVDEAGNDVLVYHARSYRTIVGDPLYDPNRHARVQRLYWNADGTPNFGVPVGDGELPVRLEPASGPGTFLAHDGATVTAAPSPALAASQFRIAPGYAKKNSVVIEPVLAKGRYLRVQGSAVSIATTEGSSSAFLKRGGLSDAAGASFESVDVPGSYLVLRQGALALAKVGKDERPAATFFLRS, encoded by the coding sequence ATGAATGATTCCGTCAACCGCCAGTTCTCCCGCCGGTCCTTCCTTGGCACCGGAACCGCAGCAGCCGCAGCCTTCGCCGTCGCGGGTGCGGGAGGCGGGGCCCTGGTGGCGGCACCCGCCGCTTCCGCAGCCGCCGATTCGACTCCACTGATCAACCCGGTGGTTCCGCAGCGGGCGGACCCGTGGCTCATGAAGCACACGGACGGCAAGTACTACTTCACCGGTTCCGTGCCCGAGTACAACCGCATCATCGTCCGTTCCTCCCCCACTATCGCGGGGCTCGGCAGCGCTGCGGAAGCGGTGGTCTGGACACGGCCCGCCTCCGGAACGATGGGCGGCCACATCTGGGCTCCCGAACTGCACCACTTCGACGGCCAATGGCACATCTACTTCGCCGCCGGCGACAGCAGCGATGTCTTCCGGGTGCGGATCTACGTGATTTCCACTGACGACGCCGATCCGGCCACCGCCGTGTGGGGACCGCCGGTCCGCGTGTACACGCATGCTGACACCTTCTCCCTGGATGCCACCACGTTCGAGCACGGGGGCACGCGCTACCTGCTGTGGGCTCAGAGCGACACTGGTGTGAACTCCAGCCTGTACATCGCGTCCATGTCGTCACCGTCAACGCTCTCCAGCACCCCGGTCCGCATTGCCGTTCCCACGCTGGACTGGGAGACCCGGGGCTACAAGGTGAACGAAGGCCCAGCGGTGATCAAGCGGAACGGCCGCATCTTCGTGACCTTCTCCGCCAGCGCCACGGACGCCAACTACTGCGTGGGCCTGCTGACGGCTGACGCCACTGCCGACCTGCTCAACGCTGCATCATGGAACAAGACACCCGTTCCCGTCTTTGTGACCACCGAGGGCTCCAAGCAGTACGGACCGGGACACAACTCCTTCACCGTGGACGAGGCCGGCAACGACGTGCTGGTGTACCACGCCCGGTCCTACCGCACTATCGTCGGCGACCCGCTGTACGATCCCAACCGGCACGCCCGGGTGCAGCGGCTGTACTGGAACGCGGACGGCACACCGAATTTCGGCGTACCGGTGGGCGACGGCGAACTGCCGGTGCGCCTGGAACCCGCCTCGGGCCCTGGCACGTTCCTGGCGCACGACGGCGCCACCGTCACCGCTGCCCCCTCCCCCGCACTGGCGGCATCCCAGTTCCGCATCGCGCCGGGCTACGCCAAGAAGAACTCGGTGGTCATCGAGCCGGTCCTGGCCAAGGGCCGCTACCTCCGGGTACAGGGATCAGCGGTGAGCATAGCGACTACGGAGGGGTCGTCGTCGGCCTTCCTGAAGCGGGGCGGCCTGTCGGATGCTGCCGGCGCCTCCTTCGAGTCGGTGGACGTCCCGGGCTCCTACCTTGTCCTCCGGCAGGGTGCCCTGGCGCTGGCAAAGGTGGGCAAGGACGAGCGGCCGGCTGCCACATTCTTCCTGCGTTCCTAG
- the yjfF gene encoding galactofuranose ABC transporter, permease protein YjfF produces MSPLSTLTPLTVKKPSPARSRLRGGARYAPTLATVGLFIAMFAVGAGMYPSFLSGQVFLNLFIDNTFLIVLAVGMTFVILTGGIDLSVGAVVALSMMVSATLLQQGWNAGAVIVLVLLIGGGLGLLMGLIIQYFDIQPFIVTLAGMFLARGLCYVISLDSIPVTEGFFTGMAQAQIPLPGDLFVSPGVLLALGIVAIAFFVLHHTRFGRTVYAIGGSEHSAMLMGLPVKSTKILVYALSGLCSAVAGILFSFYSLSGYSLAAQGMELDAIAAVVIGGTLLTGGTGYVLGSVVGVLVLGIVQTFIAYDGTLSSWWTKIVIGGLLLVFILLQRLFARKAG; encoded by the coding sequence ATGTCCCCGCTGTCCACGCTTACGCCCCTGACCGTCAAGAAGCCGTCGCCGGCGCGCAGCCGCCTGCGCGGCGGTGCCCGCTACGCGCCGACGCTGGCCACGGTGGGGCTGTTCATCGCCATGTTCGCCGTGGGGGCGGGGATGTACCCGAGTTTCCTCTCCGGCCAGGTCTTCCTCAACCTCTTCATCGACAACACCTTCCTCATCGTGCTCGCCGTCGGCATGACCTTCGTGATCCTCACCGGGGGCATCGACCTCTCCGTCGGGGCCGTCGTCGCACTGTCCATGATGGTGAGCGCCACGCTGCTGCAGCAGGGCTGGAACGCAGGCGCCGTCATCGTCCTCGTGCTCCTGATCGGCGGCGGCCTGGGACTCCTGATGGGTCTGATCATCCAGTACTTCGACATCCAGCCGTTCATCGTGACCCTGGCCGGCATGTTCCTGGCCCGCGGCCTCTGCTACGTCATCAGCCTTGACTCGATCCCGGTCACCGAGGGGTTCTTTACCGGCATGGCGCAGGCCCAGATCCCGCTCCCGGGCGACCTCTTCGTCTCGCCGGGCGTCCTCCTGGCCCTTGGAATCGTGGCCATAGCCTTCTTCGTCCTGCACCACACCCGCTTCGGCCGGACCGTCTACGCCATCGGCGGCAGCGAACACTCCGCCATGCTGATGGGCCTGCCGGTGAAGAGCACCAAGATCCTTGTCTACGCACTCAGCGGCCTCTGCTCGGCCGTCGCCGGCATCCTGTTCTCCTTCTATAGCCTCTCCGGCTACAGCCTGGCGGCGCAGGGCATGGAGCTCGACGCCATCGCGGCGGTGGTCATCGGCGGCACCCTGCTGACCGGCGGCACCGGCTATGTCCTGGGCTCCGTCGTCGGCGTACTGGTGCTGGGGATTGTCCAGACCTTCATCGCCTACGACGGCACCCTCAGCTCCTGGTGGACCAAGATCGTCATCGGCGGCCTGCTCCTCGTCTTCATCCTGCTGCAGCGGCTCTTCGCCCGGAAAGCCGGCTGA
- a CDS encoding ABC transporter permease — MKSLLKHRLAWPVIALAALLLLNQIFRPDFLGLRMQDGHLYGSLVDIMRNGAPTILIALGMTLVIATRGIDLSVGAVVAIAGAASCAYIAASPDPGSPVTAATAVVIAVVAALALGVWNGFLVSTIGVQPIIATLVLMTAGRGIAQLITGGQIISVSNDHYKSIGAGYLFTLPISILITAAVFVLAAVLTRRTALGTLIEAVGINPVASRLAGLRSRNIIWIVYVFSAVCAAVAGLMISSNVTAADANNAGLYIEMDAILAVVIGGTSLAGGRYTLVGTVVGAFIIQTLTTTVYTLGIPPEVTLVFKALVVITVCLLQAPKARTLLSSLKAAPKPAAKEKVAI, encoded by the coding sequence GTGAAATCCCTTCTGAAACACCGCCTCGCGTGGCCGGTGATCGCCCTGGCAGCGCTGCTGCTGCTCAACCAGATTTTCCGGCCCGACTTCCTGGGCCTGCGGATGCAGGACGGCCACCTCTACGGCAGCCTCGTCGACATCATGCGCAACGGCGCCCCCACGATCCTCATTGCGCTCGGCATGACCCTCGTCATCGCCACCCGCGGCATTGACCTGTCGGTCGGCGCTGTGGTGGCGATCGCAGGGGCCGCCTCGTGTGCTTACATCGCCGCCTCCCCTGACCCCGGATCCCCGGTGACGGCCGCGACGGCAGTCGTTATCGCCGTCGTCGCCGCCCTTGCCCTGGGTGTCTGGAACGGTTTCCTGGTGTCCACCATCGGCGTGCAGCCGATTATCGCCACGCTGGTTCTCATGACGGCCGGCCGCGGCATCGCCCAGCTCATCACCGGCGGCCAGATCATCTCGGTGTCCAATGACCACTACAAATCCATCGGCGCGGGATACCTGTTCACCTTGCCGATCTCCATCCTCATTACCGCCGCCGTGTTCGTCCTGGCCGCCGTGCTCACCCGCCGCACCGCGCTGGGGACCCTGATCGAGGCGGTGGGCATCAACCCGGTCGCCAGCCGCCTCGCCGGGCTCCGGTCGCGGAACATCATCTGGATCGTCTACGTCTTCAGCGCCGTCTGCGCCGCGGTTGCCGGCCTGATGATCAGCTCCAACGTCACGGCGGCCGACGCCAACAATGCCGGGCTCTACATCGAAATGGACGCCATACTGGCGGTGGTTATCGGCGGCACCTCACTGGCCGGCGGGCGGTACACCCTGGTGGGAACCGTCGTCGGGGCCTTCATCATCCAGACACTGACCACCACGGTCTACACCCTCGGGATCCCGCCGGAGGTGACCCTTGTGTTCAAGGCGCTGGTGGTCATCACCGTTTGCCTCCTGCAGGCGCCCAAGGCACGGACCCTGCTCAGCAGCCTCAAGGCAGCACCCAAGCCCGCCGCAAAGGAAAAGGTCGCCATCTAA